In one Solanum dulcamara chromosome 1, daSolDulc1.2, whole genome shotgun sequence genomic region, the following are encoded:
- the LOC129885819 gene encoding uncharacterized protein LOC129885819, with protein sequence MNKLREKLKSKATVKHAPKEIDNKIEGVTTCPNLPKEMKYVIKKIPSHPLRFGTAYGVNFLDDFESSIGEEGIKLFRMEFLFQILDYMPNSSVQDMPHYCGILVVERPRMVMLAIPKILKI encoded by the exons atgaataagctacgtgagaaattgaagtcgaaagctacagttaaacatgcacccaaagaaatagacaacaagattgaaggggttacaacatgccctaatctcccaaag GaaatgaaatacgtcatcaagaagatcccgtcccacccattgagattcggaacGGCATATGGGgttaattttcttgatgattttgaatcatcaataggtgaagaaggtataaagttatttaggatggaatttctattccaaatacTGGACTACATGCCGAATTCTTCCGTTCAAGATATGCCACACTATTGTGGAATTTTGGTTGTCGAAAGGCcaaggatggttatgttagcgataCCGAAGATCCTAAAAATCTAA
- the LOC129885825 gene encoding uncharacterized protein LOC129885825, producing MARFVPVKFKRVNAPFDEVAKARIYESSGSEHSPAAATESLMDLSGLVNSFLEGEVTVNEKLEEIEENVDTNCFDESEIKVNLRNLFNSDENSGDDLKKSIIEAVENALLAEEANDRSSPEFKRRLMTRLRDRGFDAGLCKSKWEKAGNRTSGSYEYIDINVGVTRYIIEVSLAGEFEIARATPCYASLLENFPQVFVGKVEELKQVVKIMSRAMKKSMKKMDIYVPPWRKLAYMEAKWFGSYYKRTTNEQNNYQKSSFDSSSFSKKRNVGFVPMQAISFYCRENSIASNSGIKIGNLAATLNG from the exons ATGGCGAGATTCGTACCGGTGAAGTTTAAGAGAGTAAATGCGCCGTTTGATGAGGTTGCGAAAGCGCGGATCTACGAGAGCAGCGGCAGTGAACACTCACCAGCGGCAGCGACGGAGAGCTTGATGGATTTATCGGGACTCGTGAATTCGTTTTTAGAAGGAGAGGTAACTGTTAATGAGAAATTAGAAGAGATTGAAGAAAATGTTGATACTAATTGCTTTGATGAATCGGAGATTAAGGTGAATTTGAGGAATTTGTTTAATTCCGATGAGAATTCGGGCGATGATTTGAAGAAAAGTATTATTGAAGCTGTGGAAAATGCTTTGCTTGCTGAAGAAGCAAATGACCGGAGCTCGCCGGAGTTTAAACGACGGTTGATGACTCGATTGCGTGATCGAGGCTTCGATGCTG GATTGTGCAAATCGAAATGGGAGAAAGCTGGTAATCGTACGTCAGGAAGTTACGAGTATATCGACATTAACGTGGGTGTTACTCGCTACATAATCGAGGTTTCATTAGCCGGAGAATTTGAAATAGCTCGCGCAACGCCTTGCTACGCCTCGTTGCTCGAAAATTTCCCTCAAGTTTTTGTTGGAAAAGTGGAAGAATTAAAGCAAGTGGTGAAAATTATGAGTAGAGCCATGAAGAAATCTATGAAGAAAATGGATATTTATGTGCCACCATGGAGAAAACTTGCTTATATGGAAGCTAAATGGTTTGGATCTTATTATAAGAGAACAACTAATGAACAAAACAATTATCAAAAGAGTAGTTttgattcttcttctttttcaaagaAGAGAAATGTTGGATTTGTGCCAATGCAAGCAATTTCTTTCTATTGTAGAGAGAATAGTATTGCTTCTAATAGTGGCattaaaattggaaatttggctGCAACTTTGAATGGATAA